A region from the Rheinheimera mangrovi genome encodes:
- the chrA gene encoding chromate efflux transporter gives MKQVATAIPFWQAFWLWLKLGCISFGGPAGQIALMHTELVEKRRWISEGRFLHALNYCMLLPGPEAQQLATYLGWLMHRTLGGVVAGLLFVLPSLLLLVLLSWGYLVYGEHPWVAALFYGIKPAIAAIVLHAAWRIGGRVMKHPLLWAIAVAAFVAIFAFKLPFPLIVLSAALIGFIGSKVTPAVFTSDGHAAAQKSYGPALIDDTTAAPSHALFRWSRLVVVVACGLVLWIVPMLTLTFSLGWQHQLTQMSWFFTKAALLTFGGAYAVLPYVYQGTVDKFGWLTPGQMMDGLALGETTPGPLIMVVVFVAFVGAYVEASFGPDLMLLAGITAALLVSWFSFLPSFIFILAGGPLVESTQGKLQLTAPLTAISAAVVGVIVNLALFFAYHVVLPTGFSGAIDWQAVCITVLAAIALFVAKQGLMRVIAGAAVLGLILSFWSSY, from the coding sequence ATGAAACAGGTAGCAACAGCTATTCCCTTCTGGCAAGCCTTTTGGTTGTGGCTCAAGTTGGGTTGTATCAGCTTTGGTGGGCCTGCCGGGCAGATAGCTCTGATGCATACTGAGCTGGTAGAAAAACGCCGCTGGATCAGTGAAGGCCGGTTTTTACATGCGCTGAATTATTGCATGCTGTTGCCCGGGCCTGAGGCGCAGCAACTGGCGACTTATTTAGGCTGGCTAATGCACCGCACTTTAGGTGGGGTGGTGGCCGGTTTGTTGTTTGTTCTGCCGTCATTGCTGCTGTTGGTGCTGCTGTCCTGGGGTTATCTGGTCTATGGCGAGCACCCTTGGGTGGCAGCTTTGTTTTATGGGATTAAACCTGCAATAGCGGCCATAGTGCTGCATGCCGCCTGGCGTATCGGCGGGCGGGTGATGAAACACCCGCTATTATGGGCTATTGCTGTTGCTGCTTTTGTCGCTATTTTTGCCTTCAAACTCCCTTTCCCGCTTATTGTGTTGTCTGCTGCCCTGATTGGTTTTATTGGCAGTAAAGTGACACCTGCGGTGTTTACATCAGACGGTCATGCAGCAGCCCAAAAAAGTTATGGTCCGGCTTTGATTGACGATACAACAGCAGCTCCTTCACATGCGTTATTTCGCTGGAGCCGTTTAGTGGTGGTAGTAGCTTGTGGTTTAGTGCTTTGGATTGTGCCCATGCTGACATTGACCTTCAGTTTGGGCTGGCAACATCAACTGACCCAAATGAGCTGGTTTTTTACAAAAGCTGCATTATTAACTTTTGGTGGTGCTTATGCTGTCCTGCCTTATGTCTACCAGGGCACTGTCGATAAATTTGGCTGGCTAACTCCAGGCCAGATGATGGATGGTTTAGCTTTAGGGGAAACCACACCAGGTCCGCTGATTATGGTGGTGGTGTTTGTCGCTTTTGTTGGGGCTTATGTAGAGGCCAGCTTTGGCCCTGATTTAATGCTGCTGGCAGGAATTACAGCGGCGCTTCTGGTGAGCTGGTTTTCCTTTTTACCTTCCTTTATTTTTATTCTTGCAGGGGGGCCTCTGGTGGAATCGACTCAAGGCAAGTTACAGCTCACTGCGCCATTAACTGCAATTAGTGCTGCTGTAGTCGGGGTAATTGTTAATTTAGCGCTGTTTTTTGCCTACCATGTGGTGTTGCCAACGGGTTTTTCCGGGGCCATCGACTGGCAAGCAGTATGTATCACTGTGCTGGCGGCTATTGCCTTGTTTGTGGCTAAGCAGGGATTAATGCGGGTCATCGCAGGAGCTGCTGTGTTGGGTTTAATTTTATCTTTTTGGAGTAGTTATTAA
- a CDS encoding flavin reductase family protein codes for MWIDLRQLDPSAAYQLLTSTITPRPIAWVSSVSAQGELNLAPFSFFQMITDQPPTLMISTQHKADGSRKDTSLNIEATRDFVVNLVPHALANEMNISAAAVPSDESEFELAGLEQAASSQIKVPRVALAPVALECRLAKLQPYPPENPSCEVIFAQVLALYINPALLDANGMPDPYKMDLISRIGGSGYSRVAADIFQLARPASAVRR; via the coding sequence ATGTGGATTGATCTGCGGCAGTTGGACCCTTCAGCGGCTTATCAGCTGCTCACCAGCACTATTACGCCTCGTCCTATTGCCTGGGTATCGAGTGTGTCTGCACAGGGCGAGTTGAATTTAGCCCCTTTTAGCTTTTTCCAGATGATCACTGATCAGCCACCGACCTTGATGATCTCCACTCAGCATAAAGCCGATGGCAGTCGCAAAGACACCAGCTTAAATATTGAAGCAACCCGGGATTTTGTAGTCAATCTGGTGCCGCATGCGCTGGCCAATGAAATGAATATCAGTGCGGCTGCTGTGCCATCTGATGAAAGTGAATTTGAACTGGCTGGTCTGGAACAGGCTGCATCCAGCCAAATTAAAGTACCTCGTGTTGCTTTGGCTCCCGTTGCTCTTGAATGCCGACTGGCGAAGTTGCAACCTTATCCACCGGAAAACCCAAGCTGCGAAGTGATTTTTGCACAAGTGCTGGCCCTTTACATCAATCCTGCTTTATTGGACGCCAATGGCATGCCTGATCCTTACAAAATGGATTTAATCAGTCGTATTGGTGGTTCAGGTTACAGCAGGGTTGCTGCTGATATATTTCAGTTAGCCCGACCTGCTTCGGCAGTGCGTCGCTGA
- a CDS encoding MAP7 domain-containing protein: protein MSARANLLRVGSALSLLLLAPLCSASRYQPDPQWLQNIKSAESFLPYRLGVIEFKEGNSDAWLEYMGDLRAALRASNYFQTAQAPRLKLQIERGYVAGDVDEDGCKTTAGSLALTYRFYEGAKEVSRFSITTQAPVDGDSNDYDAAMAGNLKLLLVELRKSHGDAGFNTQASSLESAIQQELSGGSSFGCTVGVALANGFVATVEGTMEVVSGAGEFAGAALEVAASPEFQNTLNAEMANYQAQQAQQAQFLNNLQAQADAQAEAQRQQQQAEQQAAQQAQAAQQQAGREALAKQLADGIAYRNMQMSQTTDPARLQQLKRDNAAAMQAAQQMGMYSQVDIMATQGTQAGYDQARAQRTADEQAEKQRLAAERIERERLQREQEATQRAEQQRLAAEKAAKEREERQRQLQQEAEERRLAAERAEQQKKQAWTNWLAVYKSSIRLGAMQCDGKDKPYRLIGDRPTNPMPKEINHYSSCISVHYEARCPGTPRGSGLRGTQYNFTGMGLGCLSAESLMPQRLACKDEQVIVETLDVTGCGG from the coding sequence ATGAGCGCCAGAGCCAATCTACTGCGCGTTGGCAGCGCGTTGAGTTTATTGTTGCTGGCACCACTGTGCAGCGCCAGCCGCTATCAACCTGACCCGCAGTGGCTGCAAAACATCAAATCGGCCGAGTCTTTTCTGCCCTACCGACTGGGTGTCATTGAATTTAAAGAAGGCAACAGTGATGCCTGGTTGGAATACATGGGCGATTTACGCGCTGCCCTTCGAGCCAGTAACTATTTCCAGACCGCTCAGGCGCCCCGGCTGAAACTGCAGATAGAACGCGGCTATGTCGCTGGCGACGTTGATGAAGACGGCTGTAAAACCACGGCTGGCAGTCTGGCACTGACGTATCGGTTCTATGAAGGGGCCAAGGAGGTCAGTCGTTTCTCTATCACCACTCAGGCCCCTGTCGACGGTGACAGCAATGACTATGATGCAGCAATGGCCGGCAATCTGAAACTGCTGTTGGTAGAACTGCGCAAAAGTCATGGGGATGCTGGGTTCAACACTCAGGCCAGCAGCCTGGAAAGTGCTATTCAACAGGAGCTCAGCGGCGGTTCCAGCTTTGGCTGTACTGTTGGGGTAGCGCTGGCCAATGGCTTTGTGGCCACAGTCGAAGGCACCATGGAAGTCGTCTCGGGTGCCGGTGAGTTCGCTGGGGCTGCACTTGAAGTGGCTGCCAGCCCGGAGTTTCAAAACACCTTAAACGCGGAAATGGCCAACTATCAGGCGCAGCAAGCCCAGCAGGCTCAATTTCTGAATAATCTGCAAGCGCAGGCGGACGCTCAGGCCGAAGCCCAGCGTCAGCAGCAACAAGCAGAGCAACAGGCCGCTCAACAGGCACAGGCTGCGCAACAACAAGCAGGCCGTGAGGCACTGGCCAAACAGCTCGCAGACGGCATTGCCTACCGTAATATGCAGATGTCCCAAACCACAGACCCTGCCAGGTTACAACAGCTGAAACGCGACAATGCCGCCGCCATGCAGGCAGCCCAACAAATGGGTATGTACAGTCAGGTCGATATCATGGCAACCCAAGGCACTCAGGCCGGTTATGACCAGGCGCGGGCTCAGCGCACAGCTGACGAGCAAGCCGAGAAACAACGACTGGCGGCTGAACGGATTGAGCGGGAACGACTGCAGCGTGAGCAAGAGGCGACACAACGGGCTGAGCAGCAACGATTAGCCGCGGAAAAAGCGGCGAAAGAACGTGAAGAACGCCAACGTCAATTGCAGCAAGAAGCTGAAGAACGGCGTCTGGCTGCAGAACGGGCTGAGCAACAGAAAAAACAGGCCTGGACGAACTGGCTGGCGGTTTACAAAAGCAGTATTCGCCTTGGTGCTATGCAATGTGATGGCAAAGATAAGCCGTACCGGCTGATTGGTGACCGACCCACCAATCCTATGCCCAAAGAAATCAACCATTACTCTTCATGCATATCCGTGCACTACGAAGCGCGTTGCCCTGGCACGCCGAGAGGCTCAGGCCTTCGCGGCACCCAATATAATTTCACTGGTATGGGCTTAGGGTGTTTGTCTGCAGAATCACTCATGCCGCAGCGGCTGGCATGCAAAGACGAGCAAGTAATAGTTGAAACCCTAGATGTCACAGGCTGCGGCGGATAA
- the mraZ gene encoding division/cell wall cluster transcriptional repressor MraZ has protein sequence MFRGSFSLTLDDKGRLALPTRYRDALFADAEGAMVCTIHTKDPCLLLYPLPEWEDVAEQLQRLSNQNPQELRFKRLLIGHASDCDMDKSGRILLPAPLRSHASLTKNIRLVGQLNKFEIWDEETWNKRVAEDMAIERDMSVDAEISERLQDFVL, from the coding sequence ATGTTCCGTGGGTCGTTTTCTTTAACATTGGATGATAAGGGTCGGTTAGCGCTGCCAACGCGTTACCGTGATGCCTTATTTGCTGATGCTGAAGGGGCCATGGTTTGTACTATTCACACCAAAGATCCTTGTTTACTGCTGTATCCACTGCCTGAATGGGAAGATGTTGCGGAGCAGTTGCAGCGTTTATCCAATCAGAACCCACAAGAATTGCGCTTTAAACGTTTACTGATAGGCCATGCGTCGGATTGTGATATGGATAAAAGCGGTCGCATTCTATTACCTGCGCCACTCAGAAGCCACGCCAGTCTGACAAAAAACATCCGCTTAGTCGGACAACTTAACAAATTCGAGATCTGGGACGAAGAGACGTGGAATAAACGTGTTGCCGAAGATATGGCAATTGAGCGTGATATGTCCGTCGACGCTGAGATCTCTGAACGGCTGCAGGATTTTGTACTCTGA